Part of the Halopseudomonas maritima genome, CAAACCCGGCAACGCTTGCGCTACAGCTCCGACCTGGCCGATGCCGTCGCGCAGGCCGATCTGGTGATTGAAGCCGTGCCTGAAATCCCTGAAGTCAAGGCCCAGGTCTACCGCGAGATGGCAGCGCTATTGCAGCCGCACTGCCTGATTGCCACCAATTCATCCACGTTGTTACCAAGCCAGTTTGCCGACGCCACCGGACGCCCCGCACAGTACTGTGCGCTGCATTTTGCCAACCTGATCTGGGCAATGAACGTAGCCGAGGTAATGGCACACGCCGATACCAGCGAGCACACTTTGCGCAGCATCGCCGCCTTTGCCATTGAGATCGGCATGGTACCGATTCCGATCCAGAAGCCCCAGAACGGCTACGTCATCAACTCCCTGCTGGTGCCCTTGCTCGGCGCAGCACAAAGCCTGATTACCAATGGCGTGTCCACGCCGGAAATGGTGGACCGAACCTACATGATCACCAATCGAGGTGTCGCCTTGGGGCCCTTTGGCATGATGGACGTGATTGGCATGAAAACCTGTTACGACGTGCTCAGCTATTGGGGCCACCAGAACAGGGATGAACAGACCCTGAAGAACGCTGCCTACATCAAGGAGCACATGATTGATCAGGGCAAGATGGGGCTGCAAACGGGCTGCGGTTATTACAGTTACCCGAATCCGGCCTACGCTGCGCCGGACTTTCTTGCCCCGCCGGGGCTCGATGCGGTCGACGACATCGTTCGCCTGACGCTACCGCGTAAAAACTAGCTGCCACGCTGCGGGCTGGCTGACAGCTCAGCCCGTTTCGGCTGGGCTCTGCGCCTGGGCGTCTGCCGGGTCTGTCAGCCACATAAACAGCAGCGCGCAGGCCGGCATCAGACCGCCCAGCACTGAAGCCGCCAGCCAGCCGCCGCTAACATAGGCCCAGGCGCCCGCCGCCGAGCCCAATGCGCCCCCCACAAAAAAGGTAGCCATGTAGATGGCGTTCAAGCGGCTGCGCTCAGCCTCACCCAGTGCATAAATCAGCCGTTGGCCCAGCACCACGTTGCCCGAGACACCCAGGTCCAGCAGCACTGCAGCGAGCACCAGCAGCGCCAGCGACAAGCCGGAGCCTGGAGCACTGAGGTGTGTAATGGCGAACGCCACGATCACCGAGAGCATTGCGACAACGGTGGCCGGTCGCGTCAGACCGTGGTCTGCCAGTCGCCCTGCAACCGGCGCGGAAATGGCGCCGGCTACACCTGCCAGCGCGAAGAGCGCGATACCCGATTGCGACAACTGAAATTGCGGGCCCGCCAGCAACAGCGGCGTCGTGGTCCAGAACACGCTGAAGGCACCAAACATCATGGCTTGATAGAAGGCGCGGCGTTGTAATACCGGTGTGCTGATGGCCAGCCGCCCCATTGAACGCAACAATGCCAGGTAACCCATGCTGGCGGTGGGTATCCGCTGTGGCAGCACGCGCTGCATTACCAATACCAGCACCACCATTACGATGGCAGACAAGGCAAACACCCAGCGCCAGGAACCCAGCACGTCGGTAATCATGCTCGACACCGGGCGGGCCAGCATAATGCCGAACATCAGGCCGCCCATCACGTTACCCACCACCCTGCCCCGGTATGCTGGGCTCGTCAGATGCGCCGACAGTGGCACGATGATCTGCACCGCCACGGCGCCAACGCCGATGACCAGCGAGCACAATAAAAAACTGACTGCCGAGGCAGACAGCGCGGTGCCAAGCAGTGCCAGGGCCAGCAACAGCACCATCGCACTGATCAGCGCCCGGTTCTCCAGGCGGTCGGCCAGTGGAACGATCAGCAGCAGGCCGATAACGTAGCCAATCTGCGTCAAGGTAACGATCAACCCGCTCACCTGTGGGGCCATACCCAGCGACGCGCTGATGGGCCCAACCAACGGCTGAGCGTAGTAAAGGTTTGCCACTATCACGCCGCAGCAGGTGGCTAAAAAGAACATCAACCCGGTGGCGATACCACGGCTGCTCGATACCAGCATGGCGGCTCCTGCAGTCAGATTCGAGAAAGCGACCATGCTACGCGGGTTTGTTCGTGTAATGTCGAACTTTACCCGCTACGGTGGCGAAAACACTGTTGCGCAAAACGTACCTATAGGTTCATCAACATCCGCACGCCGGTGCGTTGCGGGTCTCTCAAGCCGGGCTGGTGAATCAGGCTGGCTGTACCTGCCGAGAGCGCTCTGCTCCCCCGGATAACGAGCCCCGGAGGCTATCAGCGATGGCCACGTCACCGAGGGCTCGGCGTCGGCAGGTAAGACTGGCTTGGCTGGCGCCAAGTGAGGCTAACGTCGTCGATACGCATGGTGGCCTCCTTCGTGGGCATGGATACCTGCCTATATCGCTCGGTGATCTCGGCGCTTTGGCGGCATTGGCCTTTGACCCGGCTGGACTGCTTCCCTATATTGAGCGCCGCCGCGTGTGCGGCATCGTTCTCGGGGCGGGGTGCAACTCCCCACCGGCGGTGATGGAGTTTGCGGTTTTTTCCGCTCTCCCAGCCCGCGAGCGCTCTGCGTGGCAGAGGTCAGCAGATCCGGTGTGATTCCGGAGCCGACGGTGATAGTCCGGATAGGAGAGAACGTGTCGGATGCTGCTTGGCCTGAATGGCCGGTGCAGCCCTGCCCGTTCGCCCTGATTCAATTGCAACCGGAAGTACTCATGAATCAGAGCAAGACGATGACCCAATATGATCCTGCGCAACAGCGCATTGCCTTTATCCATGCATCCTGGCACGCCGATATCGTGCTGCGTTGTCTGGACGGTTTCCGTGAGGAAATCAGCCAGCACGGCTACAGCGCCGAACAGATCGACGTGATCGCGGTGCCAGGTGCCTATGAAATTCCGCTGCAGGCCAAACTGTTGGCCAAGAGTGGTCGCTATGCCGCGATCGCCTGCGCCGGCCTGGTCGTTGATGGCGGTATTTATCGCCACGATTTCGTTGCCAACGCGGTGATCAGCGGCCTGATGCAGGTCCAGCTGGAAACCGAGGTGCCGGTGCTGACGGCAGTGCTTACGCCTCACCATTTCCACGAGCACGCAGAGCACCAGACTTACTACCGCACGCACTTTGTCACCAAGGGCCGCGAGTTGGCCAGTGCGGCAGCAGCAGCCATGCAGCTGCGCTGGGCGGTCTGACCAGAGGCTATACGAGTTGTCTCTGTATGGCGCGGGCCAACAGAGACAACCTGCCCGTACCGTCGCGTTTCAGCTACCGGCGATGCGAAAGCCAATTTGCAGTACCACCTGAAAATGCGCGACCTTGTCGTCAGTTATGTGGCCGCGTGTTTCCTTGACTTCAAACCACTCCATGTAGCGCACGGTCTTGCCGCACTCGGCAATAGCTGCGCGAATCGCGTCATCAGTGCTTTCGGTGGACGAGCCGACAACCTCAACCTTCTTATAAACGTGGTGGTTGGACATTTCAGGTCTCCTTTTATTCTTGTCTGGAGCCTTGAGTATGGCAAAGACCACGGTCACTGCTCGGCGCTTGATTGCAATCTATGAGCAGGAGCATATAATCTCGAATGCTAATCACTATCATTATTTGATAATTCAACGCCAACAGGGAGTTCTACATGGCTGCGCGTTTTCCTTTGCAGGCGCTTGCGCTGGCAATTTCCACCTCATTCCTGCTCACCGCCTGCTCCGAAGGTGAGGAGCCAAAAGCCCCCGAGTCGACTGCTCCGGCAGCCGAAACTGCGCCCGCCGCGGACGCTCCCGTCGAGGCACCTGCTCAAGCTGCCAGCGTTGCGCCTGAAGCCGTAGTTGCTCACTACAGCGATTTGGCCTTAGCGGTATACGAAGATGCGCTGAGCACCGCCAAGGCGCTGAACGAGGCGACCGACGCGTTGATCGCCAACCCCAGCGAAGAAACCCTGGCGGCCGCCAAAGCAGCCTGGCTGCACGCGCGCGTACCCTATCAGCAGTCCGAGGTATTCCGTTTTGGTAATGCCGTTGTTGACGACTGGGAAGGCCAACTGAACGCATGGCCGCTGGACGAGGGGCTGATCGATTACGTCAAGACTGATGACTACCAGCATGCTCTGGGCAATGACGGTGCCAACGCCAATATCATCGCCAACACCGAGCTGACCGTTGGCGGCGAAACCATGGATCTGAGCGAGTTGACCCCTGAGTTGCTGGCCAGTCTGAACGAAGTGGGTGGTTCGGAAGCCAACGTCGCAACGGGCTATCACGCGGTTGAATTTCTGCTGTGGGGCCAAGACCTGCACGGTTTTGAAGCCGGCGCCGGTGAGCGTCAGGCTACCGACTACGCTGCTGGCGATGCCTGCACCAATGGCAACTGCGAGCGCCGCGGTGCTTACCTGGACGCCGTCACCGATCTGCTGGTCAATGACCTGCAGTGGATGGTCGAGCAGTGGAAGCCGGGTGTCGAGGGCAACTATCGTGCCGAGCTGACTGGTCAGGCGCCCTCTGCGGTCTACCAGAAAATGCTGTTTGGCATGGGCTCGCTGTCTTTGGGTGAGCTGGCTGGCGAGCGTATGAAGGTCGCACTCGAGGCCAACTCCTACGAGGACGAGCACGACTGCTTCAGCGACAATACCCACAACTCACACTACTACAACGCCCTGGGCATCCAGAATGTCTACACCGGCTCCTACAAGCGTGTAGACGGCACCGAGCTGAGCGGCGCGTCGCTGGCTGATCTGGTTGCCGACGCCAAACCGGAGCTGAACGAGGCCCTGTCTGCGCAGCTGGAGGCCAGCGTTGCGGCATTGGGTCACATGAAGCAGACCGCCGAGAAGGCAGAAAGCCCGGTGACCTTTGATATGATGATTGCCCCCGACAACACCGAGGGTGCCGAGATCATCAACAACGCCATCGCCGCGCTGGTTGAGCAGACCGGTTCTATCGAGCAGGTTGCTGCTGTGGTGGGTGTCGAGTCCCTTGAACCGGACGATGCTGGTCATCAGTTCTGATTTAGCGGCTTGAACCAAGGCGGCGGACAAGGCAATGGCCCTGTCCGCCGCTTTCGTTGAGCAGGATTGATCTTCGCTGGTACCAGTACCGCGCACAGTGATACAGGCTTTATGCTCTACAATAAATTCAGTGTTTCGACCGCGGTCCTCGCGGTCCTGTTTACTTCCACTTTCTGCCACGCCGCAGAGACTTCCTCCCCCCTGCAGGACACCCCGCTGACCGGCGGTGCCGGTAGCGTCGAGCAGCACGATCACAATGCTTACTCGCTGCCACAGGGTAATCTGCCGATGACGCGTAGACTGGACTTCAGCGTCGGCAACAGTTTTTTTCGTAACCCCTGGGTTGTTGCACCCTCCAGCACCGATGCCCGTGACGGCCTGGGCCCGCTGTTCAACACCAACTCTTGCCAGGGCTGTCACCTGAAGGACGGCCGCGGTCACGCCCCAGCCTCCATCGATACGCCCTCGGTTTCACTGTTCCTGCGGTTGTCTGTACCGGCAGACCCGGAGCGCGATGCGGACTTTTTGCGTGAACATGGACTGGTGCCGGCGCCGGTCTATGGCGGGCAGTTGCAAACCTCGGCCATTCCCGGCATGAAGCCCGAGGCCGACATGATCGTCGAGTGGGAAGCCATCACCCAGACCCTGGCTGACGGCACTGAGGTGGTCATGCGCAAGCCTGTCTACCGCATTGAAAACCCCAACTACGGCCCGCTGCCGGATGACCTGCTGACCTCGCCGCGTGTAGCCCCACCGATGATCGGCCTGGGTCTGCTTGAGGCCATCCCGGAAGACGTGCTGCTCGCCGCTGCCGACCCCGATGATGCCGATGGCGACGGCATTTCCGGTCGTGCCAACCAGGTCTGGGATCGCATGGCAGAGAAGACCGTACTTGGCCGTTTCGGCTGGAAGGCCGGACAGCCGAACGTGCTGCAACAAAGTATGGATGCCTTTGCCGGCGACATGGGGCTTACCTCCAGCGTCGCGCTGTCGACCGACTGTACCCCGCAGCAACAGTGTGAGCGTTTTCCGAATGGCGGCGTGCCGGAAGTCAGCGACAAGGTGGCCGGCTTTATCGAGTTTTACGCCACCAGTCTGGCGGTGCCCACGCGCCGCGATATGGATAGCCCCGAGGTGCAACGCGGCGCCGAGCTGTTCAATCAAATTGGCTGCGCTGCGTGCCACACGCCGACCTACACCACCGGTCAGCATGAGCGCAGCGACCTGAACGAGCAGGTGATCTGGCCCTACACTGATCTACTGCTGCACGACATGGGCCCAGGCCTGGCGGATGGGCGTGATGAGTTTCTGGCAGATGGTACCGAATGGCGCACTCCGCCGCTGTGGGGGCTGGGCCTGACCAAAACAGTCAATCCGCTGGCCGGCTTCCTGCACGACGGCCGCGCCGAAACCGTGGAGCACGCCATTTTGTGGCACGACGGCGAAGCCCGTGCAGCGGCTGATGAATATCGCCTGCTACCAGCCAACGAGCGCGAAGCCCTGCTGCGCTTCCTCAACTCTCTCTAACCGGGATGATCGTTCACATGAAGGCGAAAACCACCCTGCTCCGCCTGCCGCTGGTAACGGCACTGACGCTGGGTCTCAGCGCTCAGGCGCTAGCGGAAACACCGCGTGCTGCCTGGCATGCCCAGATAGGTCACGGTTATGAGCAACTGGCCAGCAACACTGCCTCCTTTGAGCAACTGACCAGTGAGTACTGCGCTGAACCGACTGACGCCGGCCTGCTGGCGGTACAGGAGCAATGGCTGGCGGCATTCAGCAGCTGGCAGGCTGTACGCTTTGTCGATTTTGGCCCGATTGAGCAAAACACCCGAGCGTGGAAGTTTCAGTTCTGGCCCGATCCGAAAAACCTGACTGCGGCCAAGGCGCGCTACTGGTTGGGTGGTGACAAGGCCATTGATGTTGATGCCCTGTCCCGTGACAGCGTGGCCATTCAGGGCTTTCCTGCAGCAGAGTATCTGCTGTTTGACCCGCAGATCACCGAGGGCGAGCGCGCCCTCCCGGCAGAGCGCACCTGCACCCTGCTCACCGCCATCAGCGGCAACCTGAAACACAATGCCGCAGGGCTGAATGCGGACTGGGGCCAGCTGCAATCTCGCTACCTGGAAGTGGCTGACTACAACAACGGCACCCTGACCTCCGCCATGCACGCACTGGAGATCATGGCCGATTGGCGCCTGGCTGCACCGCTGGGCGTGCGTGGCACCGGTAAGCCCAACCCGTATCTGGCAGATGCCTGGCGCAGCGAGCAGTCGCTGGTGACCCTGCGGGCATCGTTACAGGGCTTGGCCGATTACTTCGTGCCGGGCCTCAATCTGCTGATGGCTGAGAACGACGCACCTGAACTGGCTGAACAGTTCAGCAGCCAGCTAAACAAAACCCTCGCACACTTCGACAGTCTGCCAACCGATATCACCCCCCTGCTGGAAACCGAAGAAGGCATCGCCAGTCTGACGGCGCTGTTGGAGGATGTCCGGGCGACTGGCGCCGTACTGACAGGCCCAATTGCCAGCAAGCTGGCCATTGTCCGAGGCTTCAACTCCAGTGATGGAGACTGATTGATGCTCAATCGTCGTGGGTTTATCAAGGCATCGCTGACGGGTGCCTCGATCACGGCGGTAACCGCCTGCAGTCAGCGCCTGCTCACGCCCGCCGCACCCGCACTGGCGCTGGTCAGCGCGGTGGACGACGCCAAGGGTCAACACTACATCAGCGGCGTGGATAGCTGCGGGCAGAAGCGCTTTCAGATCCCGGTCGCCGAGCGGTGCCATGGTGGCTGCCCGCAGCCATATGGTGATCATGTCGTGGTGTTCGCCCGTCGACCCGGGCGGCAGATGCACGTGATCAATACCCGCAGCGGCCAGCTTGAGCGCAGCGTGCATGCCGGTGACGGCTACCACTACTACGGCCACGGTGTTTATAGCCCGGATGCCCGTTTGCTGTACGTGACCATGAACAACTACCAGACCTCAGCTGGCCTGGTACGGGTGTACGATGCCTTTGACGGTTACCGTCAGGTGGCGGACTTCGATCTGGCTGGCATCGGCCCGCATGAGCTGCGGCTGCATCCGGACGGCAACACGCTGGTCGTGGCCCTCGGCGGCATTGAGACACACCCTGACTACGACCGTATCAAGCTCAACCTGGACCGTATGGAACCGGCGCTGATACTGATGGACCGGCACAGCGGAGAGATCACTGCGCGTTACTCGCCCTCTCACCCCCAGCTAAGTTGTCGTCATCTGGATGTCAGTCCGGATGGGGTGGTTATCGCCGGCTACCAATACGAGGGTCCGGAGTGGGAAACGCCTCCCTTAATCGCCAGGCTGGACACCGCGACCGGTGAGTTCTCGGAGCCTGAGTTGCCGCTTGAAGAATTGGCGGGCCTGCGCAATTACACTGCCAGTATCGCTATCAGCCGCCATAGCCCGCTGGCCGTGATCACTGCTCCACTGGGTAATCGGGCCATTATCATCAACTATCGCACTGGCGAGCTGGTGCAGCGCATCGCTGTGCAAGACGTTGCCGGCGCCCTGCCCTACGGTGAGCGCGGTTTTGTGGTGACGTCTGGTCTGGGGGGCGTGTTTCTCCTGTCGGCTGACAGTGATCAGGCCGTGCCGCATGGCAGCTACCCGGTGCGTTGGGATAACCACCTGACACCAGGCCAGTTCGGTGTCGCCTGAGCGCAGTCGTCAGCCTCCTAGGGAAGCACTGATCAATGACACACGCGCTCTGCGAGAGCTCAAGCGTGCAGATGCAAGGCGCGATGTGCAGCCAATAGTGGTTCTATTGGCAAGCAGCACAACGCAGCAGGTGCATGCTTGAGCTCTCGCCCTGCGGGGCGTTCAGTCTGGGCCGCATCCGGCTGGGCCGTACTCTACGTTGTGATTTCTCGACAGGTCCAGACATGCCTGCGAAACCACGCCTTGCTTGCAGCCCAGACTGAGCGCCAGAGGGCATGCGGAATTGATCAGTGCTTCCCTAGAGGCTGGCGACCATCTTCTCGATGCACTGACGAGAGGTATCTGGCAGGTTGGTGAAGTGCATCCCCGTCCAGTACTGCTGACCATTCAAGCTTTGGCGGTTCCACAGGGTTTCGGCATCCAGCAGAAATTCGTGCACGCCGTTCAGGCGCATTGGCAGGTTGACTTGCAGTGCGAAGGAACGAAACAGATCTACCGGCTGGTCGCTCAGCAACATGAGCCCTTCCACATGCAGATCCACCACGCGTCCAAGGTGATCTCCGGTATCTAAATCAAAGACTTCCAGGCTGTTGCTCACGTAATGTCGCTCCAATCTTCTGCGTTCTGTCATGGCATGCTCGTTGTATCGGTAGGCGGCCTGAGGCTGTCACTGCACCTGGGCTTGGGCTGAGTCGCGCGGTGGCGGCGCCACATCATCAGCGCGTCCCTGAACATCAGTGTGCGCCATATGGGTAGTGGCGAAAAGCTATGCTATGCAGCATTTTGTATAACCAATCCACATTTCTTGCAGCGCCCACGTCCTGAGATCAAGCGAAATGTGAACTGCTTCATCTGACCGCGGGTTCGGGGTATGGTGCTGTCATAACACGCGACCAAAGAGGATGCCTTTTTATGCGTTTCAACAAATTTTCACTGCTGCTGATCGGTTGCGCGCTGGCGCAGCTGGTCTCTGCCCACGAATTTGAAGCAGGTGAGCTGCACATCGATCACCCCTGGTCACGGGCACTGCCGCCGGTGGCGCCAACCGGGGCCGCGTACCTGAGCATCAGCAACCATGGCGACAGCGCCGATACGCTGCTCGGCGCGCAGACCGCGGTGGCCGGCAAAGTGGAGATCCATGAGCATGTGCAGGCCGACGGCATGATGAAGATGCAGCGCGTCGAGTCGCTGACCATTGAACCGGGCGCCACGGTGACCTTTGCGCCTGGCAGCTACCATCTGATGCTGTTCCAGCTGAAGCAGCCGCTGGCCGCTGGCGATAGCTATCCAATGACCCTGCAGTTTGCCAACGCTGGCGAGGTGGAGGTGCAGGTCAAGGTGCAAGCTGAAGATGAGGTGTCAGGGGCTGCAGATAACGGACACCAGCATCACTGAGGCCGGTCACCACGGTCCAGCAGATGAAAGCGCGGCAGGGCCAGGTGCCAGCGGATGGCCGCCAGGCGGATAGCCAGCACCACCGCCATGCAAAGCCCTGCCGCGATGTCTTCCTGAACGGGCAGCTGGCTCAGCCCGAGATAACACAGGGAGCCGACAATGCAGGCGGTGGCGTAGATTTCCCTGTGGAAAATCAGCGGGATTTCATTGCAGATGATGTCGCGCATGACGCCGCCGGCAACCCCGGTCATCACGCCCATGATGACTGCCGCACTGACCGGCACCTGGTGAGCTAGCGCCACCTGGGTGCCTATCACCGTAAACACCGCCAGGCCAAAGGCGTCGGCCACCAGCAACCCGAGTTCGTTGATCGGCCGCGTCAGACGTACCCAGCACACTGTACCCAGGGCCGCCAGGGTGGCAACCAGAATATACATATCGTTGCCAATCCAGCTGACCGGATGGTTGCCAAGGATCACATCTCGCAGGGTTCCGCCACCCAATGCGGTGACAATGGCGATGACCAGCACGCCGAACAGGTCCATGGCCTTGCGCCCAGCCATCAAGGCGCCGGTTATGGCAAACACCGCCACGCCAAACAGGTCAAACGCGTAGAACCAGCTCATGCCGAGGACTCCCCAGGCTGGGCCGCGATCAGTCCTCGCGGGTTGGACTGCGCATGGTGACAAACTCTTCGGCAGCGGTCGGATGGATGCCCAGGGTGGCATCAAATACCGCCTTGGTCGCGCCTGCCTTGACCGCCACGGCCAACCCCTGGACGATCTCGCCAGCCTCCGGGCCGACCATATGCACGCCGAGCACCTTATCGCTCTGCTGATCAACAATCAGCTTCATGAAACTCTGCTCTCCCCGCCCGGCCAGCGTGTTGCGCATGGCGCGGAAGCGGCTCTCGAAGATTTTCAGCTTGTGGCCTTTCTTGCGCGCGGCTTCCTCGCTCAGCCCCAGGGTGGCGATGTTGGGAATGCAGAATACCGCGGTCGGAATGTCGTCATAGTCGACTGGACGGTACTCCTCACGCTTGTACAGCCAACGCGCCAGCGCCATCCCCTCCGCCAGTGCCACCGGGGTAAGCTCGACGGTATCGGTTACATCGCCGATGGCATAGATGGAGGGTTCGCTGGTCTGATAGTGCGTGTCCACCTCGATGTTGCCCTTGGCATCCAGCGCCACGGCGGTGTTTTCCAGCCCCAACCCGTCTACATGCGGTCGCCGCCCGGTGGCATAGAGCACCAGATCGGTTTCCAGCTGTTCACCATTGTCGAGGTAGACCTGAAAACTGCCGTCGCTATTGCGCCCGATTTGTGAGACGTCGCTGTTGAAGCGTAGATCAAGCCCCTTGGCGCGCAGTACCTGGGCCATGTGTTCGCGTACGCCCTGATCAAAACCGCGCAGGAACAGATCACCGCGATACAGCTGTGTAGTGTCGCAGCCCAGGCCGTGGAAAATGCCGGCAAATTCGATGGCGATGTAGCCGCCACCGACCACCAATACCCGCTTGGGCAGCTGTTCCAGAAAGAACGCCTCATTCGAGCTGATGACGTGCTCGCTACCGGGAAACTCTGGAACGAACGGCCACCCACCGGTAGCGATCAAAATACGCTCGCTGCGATAGCGCTGCCCGTTTACCTCAACCTCATGCGGGCCAACAATGCGCGCTCGGCCCTCCAGCAATTGCACGCCAGCTGAGGTAAGCAGGTTGTGGTAGATGCCATTCAGACGACTGATTTCGGCGTTTTTGTTGGCAACCAGACGTGGCCAATCGAAGCCTTCGGTATTGAGGTTCCAGCCATAACCGGCGGCATCTTCAATGTCTTCGGCAAAGTGCGCAGCATAGGCCAACAGCTTTTTGGGCACACAGCCAACATTGACGCAGGTCCCCCCCAGGTAACGGTCTTCGGCCACGGCGACCCGCGCGCCGAACCCGGCTGCCATGCGGCTGGCACGCACACCACCGGAACCGGCGCCAATGACGAACAGATCAAAATCGTATTGAGACATGCTGGGGTTTCCTGCGACGCTTGATAAGATAGGGAAGCACTGATTAATTCCGTATGCCCTCTGGCGTTCAGGTTGGGCTGCAATCAAGACGTGGTTTCGACGGCATGTCGGGACCTGTCGAGAAATCACAACGCAGAGTGCGGCCCAACCTGAACGCCCCGTAGGGCGAGGGCGTGTGGAATTAGTCAGCGCTTCCCTAGCATACCGAATCAGATTACCTCGCGCAGCACAGGCTGAGCCACAGGTGCACCTTGTCGGCCCACGCCGATATGCCGGAAACCCAACTCCAGCATGGTCTGCGGGTCGTATTGATTGCGGCCATCGATCAGTAGCGGTGTACGCATGCGCTGGGCCATGAGCCGAAAATCCGGCTGGCGAAACTGCTTCCACTCGGTCAACAGAACAAGCGCCTGGGCATCATTGAGAGCGGCGTAGGGATCATGGAACAGCTGTAGCTGACCGGCGCTGACAGCGCTGGCGTAGTGACGCGCAATGTTGGCCCCGGCTACCGGGTCAAAGGCTTGAACATGGGCGCCGCCGGCCAGTAGCGCATCAAGCAGGGTCAGGCTGGGCGCGTCACGGATATCGTCGGTACCCGGTTTGAAGGCTAGCCCCCAGATGGCCAGGGTGCGTCCCTTGAGGTTGCCAAGCTCGCGCTGCAACATGCGTAATGGCCAGCCTTTTTGCTGCTGGTTGC contains:
- a CDS encoding copper chaperone PCu(A)C, which codes for MRFNKFSLLLIGCALAQLVSAHEFEAGELHIDHPWSRALPPVAPTGAAYLSISNHGDSADTLLGAQTAVAGKVEIHEHVQADGMMKMQRVESLTIEPGATVTFAPGSYHLMLFQLKQPLAAGDSYPMTLQFANAGEVEVQVKVQAEDEVSGAADNGHQHH
- a CDS encoding trimeric intracellular cation channel family protein, which translates into the protein MSWFYAFDLFGVAVFAITGALMAGRKAMDLFGVLVIAIVTALGGGTLRDVILGNHPVSWIGNDMYILVATLAALGTVCWVRLTRPINELGLLVADAFGLAVFTVIGTQVALAHQVPVSAAVIMGVMTGVAGGVMRDIICNEIPLIFHREIYATACIVGSLCYLGLSQLPVQEDIAAGLCMAVVLAIRLAAIRWHLALPRFHLLDRGDRPQ
- the gorA gene encoding glutathione-disulfide reductase is translated as MSQYDFDLFVIGAGSGGVRASRMAAGFGARVAVAEDRYLGGTCVNVGCVPKKLLAYAAHFAEDIEDAAGYGWNLNTEGFDWPRLVANKNAEISRLNGIYHNLLTSAGVQLLEGRARIVGPHEVEVNGQRYRSERILIATGGWPFVPEFPGSEHVISSNEAFFLEQLPKRVLVVGGGYIAIEFAGIFHGLGCDTTQLYRGDLFLRGFDQGVREHMAQVLRAKGLDLRFNSDVSQIGRNSDGSFQVYLDNGEQLETDLVLYATGRRPHVDGLGLENTAVALDAKGNIEVDTHYQTSEPSIYAIGDVTDTVELTPVALAEGMALARWLYKREEYRPVDYDDIPTAVFCIPNIATLGLSEEAARKKGHKLKIFESRFRAMRNTLAGRGEQSFMKLIVDQQSDKVLGVHMVGPEAGEIVQGLAVAVKAGATKAVFDATLGIHPTAAEEFVTMRSPTRED